One stretch of Sylvia atricapilla isolate bSylAtr1 chromosome 4, bSylAtr1.pri, whole genome shotgun sequence DNA includes these proteins:
- the LOC136359925 gene encoding LOW QUALITY PROTEIN: 5-hydroxytryptamine receptor 7-like (The sequence of the model RefSeq protein was modified relative to this genomic sequence to represent the inferred CDS: inserted 1 base in 1 codon), with translation MLLRASPRRFLEQHLLLVESSEQQRPPREPLPNPFMTEEPPAPAEPELPPANLTNATDCGEEILLYGDTEKVVIGAVLSIIILTTIAGNGLVIISVCIVKKLRQPSNYLVVSLAAADLSVAFAVMPFVTITDLVGGEWLFGKVFCNVFIAMDVMCCTASIMTLCIISVDRVLGITRPLIPREAERKLMAKMVFIVWXLSASITLPPLFGWAQNVTVERVCLISQDFGYTVYSTGVAFYIPMAVMLVMYSRIYKAAKVSAEKHRFMNFPKHYEEEGVLPRASGRPHHSSRRTKAVEECATLSKLLRQDRKNISIFKREQKAARTLGIIVGAFTFCWLPFFLMSTARPFICGIRCSCMPLRLERTLLWGLHQLPHQPLIYAFFNRDLRTTFWNLLRCRYRNINRRLSAASMHEALKATERHECIL, from the exons CCGCCTCGGGAACCGCTCCCAAATCCATTCATGACTGAGGAACCTCCCGCCCCAGCCGAGCCCGAGCTGCCGCCCGCCAACCTCACCAACGCCACCGACTGCGGCGAGGAGATCCTGCTCTATGGGGACACCGAGAAGGTCGTCATCGGGGCCGTGCTCTCCATCATCATCCTCACCACCATCGCCGGCAACGGGCTGGTCATCATCTCCGTGTGCATCGTCAAGAAGCTCCGGCAGCCCTCCAACTACCTGGTGGTGTCCTTGGCCGCCGCCGACCTGTCGGTGGCCTTTGCTGTCATGCCCTTTGTCACCATCACGGACCTGGTGGGAGGCGAGTGGCTCTTTGGGAAGGTGTTTTGCAACGTGTTCATCGCCATGGATGTGATGTGCTGCACCGCCTCCATCATGACCTTGTGCATCATCAGCGTGGACAG A GTACTGGGCATCACGCGGCCGCTGATACCCCGTGAGGCAGAACGGAAGCTGATGGCCAAGATGGTCTTCATCGTGT CTCTGTCGGCCTCCATCACCCTCCCTCCGCTCTTCGGCTGGGCGCAGAACGTGACGGTGGAGCGGGTGTGCCTCATCAGCCAGGACTTCGGCTACACCGTGTACTCCACGGGCGTGGCCTTCTACATCCCCATGGCCGTCATGCTGGTCATGTACAGCCGCATCTACAAGGCGGCCAAGGTCAGCGCCGAGAAGCACCGCTTCATGAACTTCCCCAAGCACTACGAGGAGGAAGGCGTACTGCCTCGAGCCTCCGGCCGGCCCCACCACAGCTCCCGGCGCACCAAGGCCGTGGAGGAATGTGCCACGCTCTCCAAGCTGCTCCGGCAAGACCGCAAGAACATTTCCATCTTCAAGCGGGAGCAGAAAGCCGCCAGGACCCTTGGCATCATCGTGGGGGCCTTCACGTTTTGCTGGCTGCCcttcttcctgatgtccacGGCGCGGCCGTTCATCTGCGGCATCCGCTGCAGCTGCATGCCTCTGAGGCTGGAGAGGACACTGCTCTGGGGGCTACACCAACTCCCTCATCAACCCCTCATCTACGCCTTCTTCAACCGGGATTTGAGGACTACTTTCTGGAACCTGCTGCGCTGCAGGTACAGGAACATCAACAGGAGGCTCTCGGCCGCCAGCATGCACGAAGCCCTGAAAGCCACGGAGAGGCACGAGTGCATCCTGTAG